One window of Sardina pilchardus chromosome 2, fSarPil1.1, whole genome shotgun sequence genomic DNA carries:
- the fgf12a gene encoding fibroblast growth factor 12a isoform X3, which produces MDKGEPQLKGIVTRLFSQQGFYLQMQPDGSIDGSKDENSDHTLFNLIPVGLRVVAIQGVKAGFYIGMNGEGFLYSSEMFTPECKFKESVFENYYVIYSSTMYRQQESGRAWFLGLTKEGAVMKGNRVKKTKPSSHFLPRPIEVCMYREPSMHEIEENRRSRKSSGTPTMNGGKAVNQDST; this is translated from the exons ATGGATAAAGGAG AGCCACAGCTGAAAGGCATTGTGACACGACTGTTCAGCCAGCAGGGCTTCTACCTGCAAATGCAGCCCGACGGCAGCATCGATGGCAGCAAGGACGAGAACAGTGACCACA ccttGTTTAACCTCATTCCAGTGGGCCTGAGAGTGGTGGCCATCCAGGGAGTAAAGGCCGGCTTCTACATCGGCATGAATGGAGAAGGCTTCCTTTATAGCTCA GAAATGTTTACTCCGGAGTGTAAATTCAAGGAGTCCGTGTTCGAGAACTACTACGTCATCTACTCGTCCACCATGTACCGGCAGCAGGAGTCGGGCCGGGCCTGGTTCCTGGGCCTCACCAAGGAGGGCGCCGTCATGAAGGGCAACCGGGTCAAGAAGACCAAGCCCTCCTCCCACTTCTTGCCCAGACCAATCGAAG TTTGCATGTACAGGGAGCCGTCTATGCATGAGATTGAAGAGAACCGTCGCTCCAGGAAAAGCTCAGGGACTCCTACCATGAACGGCGGCAAAGCGGTGAACCAGGACTCCACATAG
- the fgf12a gene encoding fibroblast growth factor 12a isoform X1, translated as MAAIASSLIRQKRQARESNSDRVSTSKRRPSPTKDPRSLCDRVFSKVRFCSGKKRPVRRRPDAPSNPPQVSRKGVRLEPQLKGIVTRLFSQQGFYLQMQPDGSIDGSKDENSDHTLFNLIPVGLRVVAIQGVKAGFYIGMNGEGFLYSSEMFTPECKFKESVFENYYVIYSSTMYRQQESGRAWFLGLTKEGAVMKGNRVKKTKPSSHFLPRPIEVCMYREPSMHEIEENRRSRKSSGTPTMNGGKAVNQDST; from the exons ATGGCCGCGATCGCCAGCTCCCTGATCCGCCAGAAGCGTCAGGCAAGGGAGTCAAACAGCGACCGAGTCTCCACTTCCAAACGCCGCCCCAGCCCCACCAAAGACCCCCGCTCTCTTTGCGACCGGGTCTTCAGTAAAGTACGCTTCTGCAGCGGCAAGAAAAGACCTGTTCGGCGGCGACCAG ATGCGCCCTCGAATCCTCCACAGGTGTCACGTAAGGGCGTCAGGCTAG AGCCACAGCTGAAAGGCATTGTGACACGACTGTTCAGCCAGCAGGGCTTCTACCTGCAAATGCAGCCCGACGGCAGCATCGATGGCAGCAAGGACGAGAACAGTGACCACA ccttGTTTAACCTCATTCCAGTGGGCCTGAGAGTGGTGGCCATCCAGGGAGTAAAGGCCGGCTTCTACATCGGCATGAATGGAGAAGGCTTCCTTTATAGCTCA GAAATGTTTACTCCGGAGTGTAAATTCAAGGAGTCCGTGTTCGAGAACTACTACGTCATCTACTCGTCCACCATGTACCGGCAGCAGGAGTCGGGCCGGGCCTGGTTCCTGGGCCTCACCAAGGAGGGCGCCGTCATGAAGGGCAACCGGGTCAAGAAGACCAAGCCCTCCTCCCACTTCTTGCCCAGACCAATCGAAG TTTGCATGTACAGGGAGCCGTCTATGCATGAGATTGAAGAGAACCGTCGCTCCAGGAAAAGCTCAGGGACTCCTACCATGAACGGCGGCAAAGCGGTGAACCAGGACTCCACATAG
- the fgf12a gene encoding fibroblast growth factor 12a isoform X2, which produces MAAIASSLIRQKRQARESNSDRVSTSKRRPSPTKDPRSLCDRVFSKVRFCSGKKRPVRRRPEPQLKGIVTRLFSQQGFYLQMQPDGSIDGSKDENSDHTLFNLIPVGLRVVAIQGVKAGFYIGMNGEGFLYSSEMFTPECKFKESVFENYYVIYSSTMYRQQESGRAWFLGLTKEGAVMKGNRVKKTKPSSHFLPRPIEVCMYREPSMHEIEENRRSRKSSGTPTMNGGKAVNQDST; this is translated from the exons ATGGCCGCGATCGCCAGCTCCCTGATCCGCCAGAAGCGTCAGGCAAGGGAGTCAAACAGCGACCGAGTCTCCACTTCCAAACGCCGCCCCAGCCCCACCAAAGACCCCCGCTCTCTTTGCGACCGGGTCTTCAGTAAAGTACGCTTCTGCAGCGGCAAGAAAAGACCTGTTCGGCGGCGACCAG AGCCACAGCTGAAAGGCATTGTGACACGACTGTTCAGCCAGCAGGGCTTCTACCTGCAAATGCAGCCCGACGGCAGCATCGATGGCAGCAAGGACGAGAACAGTGACCACA ccttGTTTAACCTCATTCCAGTGGGCCTGAGAGTGGTGGCCATCCAGGGAGTAAAGGCCGGCTTCTACATCGGCATGAATGGAGAAGGCTTCCTTTATAGCTCA GAAATGTTTACTCCGGAGTGTAAATTCAAGGAGTCCGTGTTCGAGAACTACTACGTCATCTACTCGTCCACCATGTACCGGCAGCAGGAGTCGGGCCGGGCCTGGTTCCTGGGCCTCACCAAGGAGGGCGCCGTCATGAAGGGCAACCGGGTCAAGAAGACCAAGCCCTCCTCCCACTTCTTGCCCAGACCAATCGAAG TTTGCATGTACAGGGAGCCGTCTATGCATGAGATTGAAGAGAACCGTCGCTCCAGGAAAAGCTCAGGGACTCCTACCATGAACGGCGGCAAAGCGGTGAACCAGGACTCCACATAG